The Maylandia zebra isolate NMK-2024a linkage group LG7, Mzebra_GT3a, whole genome shotgun sequence genome contains a region encoding:
- the purbb gene encoding transcriptional regulator protein Pur-beta encodes MVELKMADGDSGSERGGSSGGGGGGGGGFQHFQRDQETQELASKRLDIQNKRFYLDVKQNNKGRFIKIAEVGAGGSKSRLTLSLSVAAEFRDYLGDFIEHYAQLGPSSPEQIAQATAGEDGGPRRALKSEFLVRENRKYYLDLKENQRGRFLRIRQTVNRGPSFGVGGPVGGMLAGQTIALPAQGLIEFRDALAKLIDDYGEDNEEMTGGMAAGGYGELPEGTSIMVDSKRFFFDVGSNKYGVFLRVSEVKPSYRNSITIPFKAWSKFGGAFCRYAEEMKEIQERQRDKMYEKRDESEGDDVDDD; translated from the coding sequence ATGGTGGAGCTGAAGATGGCGGATGGCGACAGCGGGAGTGAGCGCGGAGGTAGTAgcgggggaggaggtggaggtggaggtggctTCCAACACTTCCAGAGGGACCAGGAAACCCAAGAACTGGCGTCAAAGCGTCTGGACATCCAGAACAAGCGCTTCTATCTGGACGTCAAGCAGAACAACAAGGGCAGGTTCATTAAAATCGCCGAGGTCGGGGCTGGGGGCTCTAAAAGTCGCCTGACCCTCTCGCTGTCAGTTGCGGCGGAGTTCCGTGACTATCTCGGGGATTTCATCGAGCACTACGCCCAGCTGGGCCCTAGCAGTCCGGAGCAAATAGCACAAGCTACCGCGGGTGAAGACGGTGGGCCGAGGCGAGCTCTTAAGAGCGAGTTTCTTGTCCGGGAAAATCGCAAGTACTACCTGGACTTGAAAGAGAACCAGCGGGGGAGGTTCCTCCGGATACGGCAAACCGTAAACCGCGGACCTAGCTTTGGAGTGGGGGGCCCAGTGGGCGGCATGCTGGCCGGCCAGACCATAGCCCTTCCGGCACAGGGGTTAATAGAGTTTAGAGACGCCCTTGCTAAGCTCATAGATGATTACGGGGAAGACAACGAGGAGATGACCGGGGGCATGGCCGCCGGGGGCTACGGCGAGCTTCCCGAGGGCACCTCCATCATGGTGGACTCTAAACGGTTCTTTTTCGACGTTGGGTCCAACAAATACGGCGTGTTCCTGCGCGTGAGCGAGGTTAAGCCGAGCTACAGGAACTCTATCACCATCCCGTTCAAAGCCTGGAGCAAATTTGGAGGAGCTTTCTGCAGATATGCAGAGGAGATGAAGGAGATCCAGGAGAGGCAGAGGGATAAAATGTACGAGAAGAGAGACGAGTCCGAGGGGGACGATGTGGATGACgactga